The DNA window gcagacggcgacgatgaaGGTTACGAAAACAACAAAAAGGACAGGTGTAGCGCCCGACAAGGGGCCAGATTCCACCGGTTATCGAGGACCTGAGACGGATTACGCCGACATCAGATTCACTCCTTCAATGTGAACCAGGGGTTTCGAAGACGCTTACTGCGGGCCTTTCTTGAGAGGATGCTTCTTACGGCGAATAATTGCATTTACTTGGACGGATGGGACAGCCCGGGTTCGATCGGTCCTTGCACTCCACATTCCGAGGGCATCGGATGCCGAGTCAGGGAAGAAACGGCTGAAGAACAAAAGGAGCTGCGCAAGTTGTGAAGGAGGCAGTGGGATTAGCAACGGAGGGGTACGTACGAGTGAGGCACTCGAGCAGGGAACGGCAGCGAGGACGTTAATTGTGACGGGCCGAGCGAAGCCGGCTGTTACCGTCATCAGATCTGCGGGGTCCCGCTCCGCAACCGACATACCCCCCACGCTGCGTTCCTCGGCACCATTGATGTTTCCTGGGACGGCTTTCATACCGCTCTTGTCGAAATGTCTGGTTTGCCTCTCGGTGGACAGCAGCCGTGCGGAGGGTTTCAGACAGTTCGTAGCCCATGCTAATAGCCCATGCTAATTAATGACGTAATGAGGGATGTCTTCATGGGTATTGATCTTGGTGAAAGGGGGAAGGTGAATGTTGCTGCCATGGTGTGATGCAGTCCGAGTGTGAGGTGAGCGCGGCGGTCCTTCTGTTACTCCAGACAGACACCTCTGGTATGTAATAAGGACCTGTACGGGCGACCCGAGTGAGATCAACCGGCGAACCGACTACGAATACGTTATGCATGTAAACGCGTGGTGTGACGAGAGATAGATAGGCAGGTGGCCTGTCTACATATCACAAGAAACGTTAAAATTACACGCCACTGGCGATGGACGCACGTACATAAACATAACCATGCAGAGTACGGTTGCGGCgtactagtagtatagcaGATATCCCAACGAGATAGATATCCATCCCATATCAACTCGCCTCAACCGCCCTCTCCCTCGTCCTCCCACCTGCTCTCCCGTCCGCAACcccccgccgctggcgcaggATATACACGCGATCCACCATACGCGGGCCGATCCACCACCCGCCCGTGACGGCGCGCACGCGACGCTTCCACGCCGCGATGAGCCTCCCGTTGCCCACGACCGGAGGAcgcgcgacggcggctcccttcttcgtcttcttcctccctcctcctcctctatcttcttcgtcgccatcgtcgccatcaccatcaccagcCCCAGCGCCACCACCCGCTCCTGGTGACGGCTCgtcgacgctgctgctgctgctgctgctgctgggccggAGGACCTCGATGCCCGCGTAGGCCtgcacgacggcgacgggctcccactcgccggcgccggcggggatgGCGGCCGGGTCCTCCAGCACGAGGTAGGCGAAGCGGCGCCAGAAGTCGGGGCGGGCGAGGGTGCGCGGGTCCTCGGTTCTGTCGACGGCCAggcgcacgccgccgccgccgccgcggtgcCCGTCGTtctggtgctgctgctgctggccgatgAGCGGTGGTGAGCTTGTCGACGTTGCGTCGAGCAGGGTGGAGGgtgggaaggaggaggatgtgGTGCTGAAGAGGGTGAGGCCTGTCATGCAGGTGAGTACGTCTGCGTGCACGGGAATGAtggcggaggaggggttgccgtcggcggcagcagcggcagcggtagGGTCCTGGAGCACGACAGAGCGCAGATGGGacacggcctcgccgccggggtaGTTGAGTGCTGAGAGGGCGAGcatggcggtgctggcgagCAAGGAGGCGAGGAcagagaggaggagggcggcggttAGCAGGGTTGAGGCGATCGGAGCCTTGGATTTGCGCTGCCGGGCAAAGAGGAAGTTGGCGGacagcgcggcggctgcggttAAGGGCGGGACGGCGTAGAAAATGAACCTGGTTTCTTTGTGCGGCTGGAAGGAGTAAATGGCTATGAAGAGCACCGAGGGGATCACAagtttggcggcggcgcggcggagggcggggTGCCAGAGCGAAAAGGGGATAAGGGCAGTGTACGTAAGGGGGTTGACCAGCAGGCGAGGTAGGGCGGACGAGAAGTAGTAGTGCCAGGGCGAGACGCCCCAGTTGGAGGCGGCGCCTTGCACGACGTTGTAATAGAAACCCCAGAGCTCGGGCCACAGCGGGCGCTGCCAGAAGTAGCTGTCGATTGGGATGGATGTGGCTAGCGCAGTGAGGAAGGAGGTGGCGAAAGGGAAGATGACACGCTCGAGCGAGAGTTCTGGGACGAGCACGAGGTAGAACACGGTGGTGATCAGCAGCAAGGCGACCTCGGACcggaagacggcggcggcgaagacgaaCATGGCTATGGACATGCGCTGCCGTCCGGCTGTGCGAGCGAAGCTGCTGGGGTTCGGAAGAAGGAAGGCGAAAGCAAGTGTTGCTTGAGAGAATCAGTCCGCCTGCAAGCACCGTCCAGGGATATCGGAACGGGGGGAAGCGAGGAAGAGGCCTACTCAGTCCAAAGGCGAACATGTTCGGCAGCGTCCTGGAGGCGTAGAACACGACGTGGAACTGGCTTGCTTGGAGGAGCAAGTACCACCTCGCTGTCCCGGCGCCGTATGCACGCTTAATATTCCAAGCAAACATGAGGATACAGGCGGCGTTGAAGAGGCCCAGGATGGCTCTCACGATAAGCTGGGCGTGCTGGAAGCCGACGAGCGCCACGACGGGCTGGGCGAACCCGGCCAGCATCACGGGGCCGATGAAGGTCCGGGGGACGGCGCCCGGAAAGGTGAAGTGGTCATATGTGCTGGACAGCTTGTGGTGAATGTCGGAAGTGGGCGTGCCATAGACCAACACGTCGTGGGCAGCCTGCATGTTGAACGACTCCTCGACTTTCGTGTAgggggcgacgacgaggtgggCCAGGATAAGCCCGGGTATTgagaggggaagaaggatgTCTGTCTCCGGTTAGTACCGTCACCAGCAAGACAGGTTTGGTGTGATGTTCTGATGCTGCGACCACTCGCTCACCCAAAAGCTGTGTCAGTGAAGATTTACTCCTGCTGTAAACGTCTGTATGTTGCTTGTCATCATCTCGTCTTGCTTTGgcgccaggcggcggcgccattTTGTTGGGTGCCATCAAGGCTGATTCTCATGCAACAGACAGTAAAAAACTTGACATTCTCTTAATCGCAATCTGATATCAGCACCACCACGAATCCAACCTTTTTGAACTCGAGGTTTGGTGAAGGGAGGACGTGAGGTTGCTTGAGTGAGCTTCCGTTCCACTGAGCGTCGCAGCCCCCACAGTTAGTGGTATCTGTATTCCAGGCCATCTGAAcccctgccgctgcccctgGACGTGCACGAGCCTCTGCCCTGGAGGGAGCCCCGCCCATTCTCCGTGGGGAGCTCCAAACCTGGAACACCCCGCGATGCCGAACATCAACTGTTGAAGTCCAATCGACGAGCTACCTACCACCCACCAGCATAGCCCAACAAAATGGCATCCCCAGACCCTTTCGACTCGGCGCTGTAAGCTACTATCTACCTCCAATAACCTTAACCTTAACTCCCCTACCAGCCCACATGCTAATTCCACCTCTCCTTCCGCAAGCGACCTCCTCCGGCGGCTCAACCCGAAGCACACGTCGGAGCATCTCAACAACATCATCGCGCTGGCGCCCGACCTGACCGAGGACCTGCTCTCGTCCGTCGACCAGCCGCTGACGGTGCGCCGCTGCAAGCAGACGGGGCGCGACTACCTGCTGTGCGACTACAACCGCGACGGCGACAGCTACCGCTCGCCGTGGAGCAACCAGTTCGACCCGccgctggacgaggccggcgtcggcggcgtgggcgccggcggcagcaacgagggtgccggcgagggcgccgtgCCCGGCGAGCGCGTGCGCAAGATGGAGATCAAGGCCAACGAGGCCTTCGACGTGTACCGCGAGCTGTACTACGAGGGCGGTGTGTCGTCGGTGTACCTGTGGAATCTGGACGACGGGTTTGCCGGGGTGGTGCTGCTGAAGAAAGGTGAGGCGGCGACAAAGATTTAGCCACATATTCTTACCGTTACACTCAACGTGACTGGGAAACCGCCTGACTGACGCGCACTGCTCCGTCTACCCCCAGCCTCCCCCCAGAACGACAGCACGTCCTCCGGCGTGTGGGACTCGATCCACGTGTTCGAGGCCAGCGAGCGCGGGCGCACGTCCAACTACCGGCTGACATCGACCGTGATCCTCTCGCTCGCCACCCGGGGCGCCTCGCTGGGCGAGGTCGACCTGAGCGGCTACATGACGCGGCAGGTGGAGCAGGACCTCCCCGTCGAGAACGACGAGAGCCACATCGCCAACATCGGCCGCCTGGTCGAGGACATGGAGCTCAAGATGCGCAACCTGCTGCAGGAGGTCTACTTCGGCAAGGCCAAGGACGTGGTCGGCGACCTGCGCAGCATCGGCAGCCTGAGCGAGGGCCAGCGCGACCGCGAGACGCAGCGCGAGCTGATTGGCAGCATGCGGAGATGACCATGATCTTGAATGACTTGATGGCGCCAATATATGATACCATGAAATGGCAGAACACTCCTGTGTTGCGTTCCTTCCGCGTGATGAAGACTAGTTAGGGGGCATAGATGGCGTGTATGTGGGAGGCATGCAGGCGTCCTCTCTGGCTATGACATCCACCCGAATCCCGCGTCAGGTACACTAGAAGCGACGTCCAGTGGGCCGTTTCAGGCCTGCACATCACGCCTCATAGGGACAAGTACTTGTTCGGTAAGTGCCGAAGCTCTCAGATGAGGGCAGGGCGAGCCGATCGTCTCGGGACAAGTCACCTGTACACAGTAGCTATTTCGGCCTTGATTCGGGGTGTCCTCCCTTGCGGCGGCTTACCGGGAGGCCTAGATTCTCGGCTAGCGCCTCCGATAGTTATACGGCCAGAAACATCTGCCCTCGATGCTAGTGTAATCCAGCGGCCGGATGTGCATACAGTACaaccctggtttgtttgttagtttggttcttgcCCCCACTTTTTGATAGGGGCCGATAGCCAACCAAACTCGGCCAATTTACCCACCTGTTCCTCATCACTCTCTAGAATCCAAGTTCGACTGAAGCACTTTTGATAGAGATGAAGCAGTGTATTAAACGCCATTTCCTACCTCGCTAACTGGTTAGACACCGAAGGAAGCTGTATTGTAGGTAGAGGCTACAGTGCCCTCTGACTTCCTGTTGCGGTTGGTCTATTTCGTGCCAAGacggctaggtaggtacttGTGATTTAGAGCCCCTGTCGTGATCCACCAAAAGTACCAAACTAACGAACAAACCAGGGGGGCATTGTATTTCCAGAGAAGCAGGCTCGCTAGTCTTGAGAGCTTGTCAGTCGCCCCTAATTAGCGTTAGTGACCGGGCGCTGCGGCCCGGGCTTCCCTCACGAAGACACCGGCAGCGCCATCCCGAGACCCTCGGCAGACGCCTGCAAGACCGACACTCCACTAGTGTATGATGACCactttctttctttttcccCCCTTGCAAGCGCCAATAGTGACCTCCAACCGGCAACCCAATTTGCCACCGGGCTCTTCGCCCAGGGCTGGCTTCCGCCTCAGATCCTGCAGGTCAAAGGGGTGGAGATAACAACATCGTGTCTGAGTTGGCAGTACTGCGTTTGTAAGCGGATGGGTGTaaacttttttttttttctcgaAAACCAAACTGAGACAGTGGAGGGCTTGCTGGCTGCAGCGAGAAGGGGTTTGGTCGACCAGCTGCCCGGGTAGTGTGGCTCAAGCGTTTGTTGTTTATGATCAGCAAGCGGTAGTCTTCACATCGTGTGATCAGCCTTGAAGCTCGGTCGCCCAGAAAGTGCAAGGTTTTGTTTGACTTGTTGGTTTCTCGGCGATCCCGTTGGTTCCAGTTCCAGAGGCTGGTATGAAATGGTTCACGCTGTTCCCAGCTAGGAAGCCTTCTGGAAAAATTCCACAGTGCCTTCCCGGCTGAGATATCGGCGGGCCGGGattggcggcgctggtggggTTGAGCCCCTGAATGGTTGGGAGCGGTACCCCCTTTCTTGGCGGTTTGTCACCACTTTGTCAAAGCGGATCAGGGTCCAGGAAACACGAGTTCTGATGAAGCGCTGGACCCCAACTTGTCCCCGGTTGTCTCATCCCCTAGCTGCACTGCTGTGTGCCTGCCTTATGTTATGTACGGAGTATTACACTACTACACTCCTCGCCCTGGGCTGCAGATGACACGAAACAGCTCTATGAGCGACAGCGACTGCAACCCGCGGGTCTCTCGGACCTCTCTCCTGCAGCGTGCTTCTGACCAGCGAATAAGCATGTTAACCTTCCTGTGGTAGTTCACGTCAGTTAGGCTTTTCCTCGGTCAACCGTCATCCTTCAGTCAGGTGGGCCTGGGCGTCCGCGGTGGAACCTCTCTCGCCGCCAATGTTTCGGATCGCTGCCGCATCGCCATGTCTCATCTGCAATGCCGCCATCCTCCGTTGATTGCCTCGCCTGGTCGGTCAAGTTCCTGATATGTGACAACTTTATGTGACGGGCCTCGCAGCTTAGGCGCCTCTGCAGTCTGGACACAGGGTGAACAGGTAGTGGTTTGATGGAGGTTGTTTGCCGGAGATGCCCCTAAATTGGCCTATTGGGCCCCTATTCGGGTACCTGTGAAGGGATGCCTGAGCTGATCCTTGTCCCAGCCTGGTGATCCCGCCGGAAAACTTTGGATTCCATGTGCGGCCGAAAGGAAAGGACCCCGCAAGCCTGGGGCCCCTGGTCTTTTGCGACTCCGGCTTGTTGGAATGTTGGCGAGACGGGACTTCGGACGAACAGTCACATGGGAATCATGGTACACTATGTAGTATACACAGCAAGGAATTCAAGGTTGGAAAAGTTCTCTCGTTGACAGGCAGATCGGTCTTGCATACGGATATTCTACTCTGTACACAGGATGTACTCCGTACTTCCAGGTTCCCTGCTCCATGAAGAGACGAATGACGGTCAGTCAATAGGGCTCGCCAACGGACTCCACCTGCAGCCGCCCGTCAGCGGACGTCTGCGGCAGCTCAGGGACCAC is part of the Thermothielavioides terrestris NRRL 8126 chromosome 2, complete sequence genome and encodes:
- a CDS encoding glycosyltransferase family 22 protein (CAZy_ID 269674); translation: LPLSIPGLILAHLVVAPYTKVEESFNMQAAHDVLVYGTPTSDIHHKLSSTYDHFTFPGAVPRTFIGPVMLAGFAQPVVALVGFQHAQLIVRAILGLFNAACILMFAWNIKRAYGAGTARWYLLLQASQFHVVFYASRTLPNMFAFGLTTLAFAFLLPNPSSFARTAGRQRMSIAMFVFAAAVFRSEVALLLITTVFYLVLVPELSLERVIFPFATSFLTALATSIPIDSYFWQRPLWPELWGFYYNVVQGAASNWGVSPWHYYFSSALPRLLVNPLTYTALIPFSLWHPALRRAAAKLVIPSVLFIAIYSFQPHKETRFIFYAVPPLTAAAALSANFLFARQRKSKAPIASTLLTAALLLSVLASLLASTAMLALSALNYPGGEAVSHLRSVVLQDPTAAAAAADGNPSSAIIPVHADVLTCMTGLTLFSTTSSSFPPSTLLDATSTSSPPLIGQQQQHQNDGHRGGGGGVRLAVDRTEDPRTLARPDFWRRFAYLVLEDPAAIPAGAGEWEPVAVVQAYAGIEVLRPSSSSSSSSGAAVARPPVVGNGRLIAAWKRRVRAVTGGWWIGPRMVDRVYILRQRRGVADGR